One window of the Eucalyptus grandis isolate ANBG69807.140 chromosome 6, ASM1654582v1, whole genome shotgun sequence genome contains the following:
- the LOC104450769 gene encoding proteasome subunit alpha type-2-A yields the protein MGDSQYSFSLTTFSPSGKLVQIEHALTAVGSGQTSLGIKAKDGVVIATEKKLPSILVDETSVQKIQCLTPNIGVVYSGMGPDFRVLVRKSRKQAEQYHKLYKEPIPVTQLVRETAAVMQEFTQSGGVRPFGVSLLVAGFDDNGPQLYQVDPSGSYFSWKASAMGKNVSNAKTFLEKRYTDDMELEDAVHTAILTLKEGFEGQISGKNIEIGIIGTDKKFRVLTPAEIDDYLAEVE from the exons ATGGGAGACAGTCAGTACTCTTTCTCGCTCACTACCTTCAG TCCTTCCGGGAAGCTCGTGCAGATTGAGCACGCCCTAACGGCGGTGGGTTCTGGCCAGACGTCTCTCGGAATCAAAG CTAAAGATGGCGTTGTCATCGCGACAGAGAAGAAGCTTCCCTCTATATTGGTTGATGAAACTTCC GTTCAAAAGATACAGTGCCTGACACCAAATATTGGAGTTGTTTACAG TGGCATGGGTCCAGATTTTAGAGTCTTAGTTCGGAAAAGCAGGAAACAGGCAGAACAGTATCATAAGTTATATAAG GAACCCATACCGGTCACGCAACTAGTGAGGGAGACTGCAGCTGTCATGCAGGAGTTTACTCAGTCAGG TGGTGTGAGGCCTTTTGGAGTATCTCTTCTGGTTGCTGGATTTGATGATAATGGTCCTCAATTGTATCAG GTCGATCCATCTGGTTCATATTTCTCGTGGAAAGCTTCAGCAATGGGAAAGAATGTTTCGAATGCGAAGACATTTCTTGAGAAGAG GTACACTGATGACATGGAACTTGAAGATGCCGTCCACACAGCTATTCTTACACTGAAGGAAGG ATTTGAAGGTCAAATTTCAGGAAAGAACATTGAAATTGGAATAATTGGCACTGACAAGAAGTTCAG GGTGCTGACTCCAGCTGAAATTGACGATTATTTGGCAGAAGTGGAGTAA
- the LOC104450772 gene encoding uncharacterized protein LOC104450772, protein MNKMDSSPSLLTLRCSSSRRTRSLSPSPSSLSSRSSSSSSSSSPFLGPSASPELRHGSVSPFQPPAPVASSGVPFSWEKIPGIPKNHLSWMMARSPSTSLLLPLPPAAAATASPSSKKHRLSRTTSATRNSKRDPFVSAFVKCSKDDTREMIQNRWAVAKVSRRISDGLGFVNFGSCKQTCAVSDSVIYITRSNRTSSNLFRPRIGQA, encoded by the coding sequence atgaaCAAGATGGATTCCTCACCTTCTCTGCTAACACTAAGGTGTTCATCTTCTCGCAGAACTCGTTCACTGTCTCCCTCACCATCATCACTTTCGTCGCggtcatcatcttcttcttcttcttcttctccttttcttggaCCTTCAGCGTCCCCTGAACTTAGGCACGGATCAGTATCTCCATTCCAGCCCCCCGCCCCTGTCGCCTCCTCCGGCGTTCCCTTCTCCTGGGAAAAGATTCCAGGAATCCCCAAGAACCACTTGTCCTGGATGATGGCGCGTTCTCCATCCACCAGCCTCCTCCTTCCCTTACCtcctgctgccgccgccactgcTTCACCGTCCTCCAAGAAACACCGGCTTAGCAGGACAACCTCCGCCACAAGAAACAGCAAGAGAGACCCTTTTGTTTCGGCATTCGTCAAGTGCTCCAAGGACGACACCCGAGAGATGATCCAGAATCGCTGGGCTGTGGCCAAGGTTTCAAGGAGGATAAGCGATGGCCtgggatttgttaattttggaTCCTGCAAGCAAACCTGTGCGGTTTCAGACTCCGTAATCTACATCACGAGATCAAACAGGACATCTTCCAATCTGTTTCGCCCCCGGATTGGTCAAGCATAA